The following proteins are co-located in the Maridesulfovibrio sp. genome:
- a CDS encoding rod shape-determining protein, with protein MASIFDKILGSFSSDLAIDLGTANTLVYVKGKGVMLSEPSVVAVKRDVNGGSKVLAVGLEAKRMLGRTPGNIVAIRPMKDGVIADFEVTEAMLRHFISKVHNSRRLVRPRIMICVPTGITQVEKRAVKESAQSAGAREVYLIEEPMAAAIGANLPITEPTSNMVVDIGGGTSEIAVISLSGIVYARSVRVGGDKMDEAIMQHVKRKYSMLIGESTAESIKIKIGSAFPLEEELEMEVKGRDLVTGIPQNILITSEEIRKAISEQVDSIVQGVRVALEQTPPELAADIVDRGIVLTGGGALLKGLDQLLSQETHLPITVVDMPLDAVVVGSGRALDEINIYKDVTID; from the coding sequence ATGGCATCGATTTTCGACAAGATACTCGGTTCGTTTTCCAGTGACCTTGCAATCGACCTCGGTACAGCTAACACACTGGTTTATGTAAAAGGTAAAGGCGTTATGCTCAGCGAACCTTCTGTGGTCGCTGTGAAGAGAGACGTTAACGGCGGTAGCAAGGTTCTCGCCGTTGGGTTGGAAGCCAAGAGGATGCTTGGTCGAACTCCCGGTAACATCGTGGCTATCAGACCCATGAAAGATGGCGTTATTGCTGACTTTGAAGTCACTGAAGCCATGTTGCGCCATTTCATTTCAAAAGTCCATAACAGCCGCAGGCTGGTCCGTCCGCGGATCATGATCTGCGTTCCCACCGGAATTACTCAGGTGGAAAAAAGGGCGGTCAAGGAAAGCGCACAGTCTGCCGGTGCCCGTGAGGTCTACCTCATTGAGGAGCCCATGGCAGCGGCTATCGGTGCCAACCTGCCGATCACCGAACCTACCTCCAACATGGTTGTAGATATCGGCGGCGGTACTTCCGAAATCGCGGTTATCTCCCTTTCCGGTATTGTTTACGCCCGTTCCGTTCGTGTGGGCGGTGACAAGATGGATGAAGCCATCATGCAGCATGTAAAGCGCAAGTACTCCATGCTTATCGGTGAATCCACTGCCGAATCCATCAAGATCAAGATCGGTTCCGCATTCCCGCTGGAAGAGGAACTGGAGATGGAAGTCAAGGGACGTGACCTCGTGACCGGTATCCCCCAGAATATTCTGATCACTTCCGAAGAGATCAGGAAAGCAATTTCCGAACAGGTGGATTCCATTGTTCAGGGCGTTCGTGTGGCCCTTGAACAGACTCCGCCTGAGCTTGCAGCCGACATCGTTGACCGCGGTATTGTGCTTACCGGCGGTGGAGCACTGCTTAAGGGGCTGGACCAGCTTCTGAGTCAGGAAACCCATCTGCCCATCACTGTGGTTGATATGCCTCTTGATGCTGTTGTTGTCGGTTCCGGTAGAGCTTTAGATGAGATAAACATCTATAAAGACGTAACTATTGATTAA